The Populus alba chromosome 4, ASM523922v2, whole genome shotgun sequence genome contains a region encoding:
- the LOC118050697 gene encoding probable carboxylesterase 1, with protein MMEIVKFNDGEIAYDFSPFFKIYKHGYIERCVPIIKVPPSHELPTSLQSKDVLITTEPPISARIFMPQTTKLNSKLPVLIYIHGGGFALRSPFDPIYQKYVASIVTEANVIAVSIEYRLAPEHPIPTGYEDSWTSLRWVASHANGHGPEPWLNIHGDFSRVFLAGDSAGANIAYNLAVRIRSVLPEMKLAGMILMHPFFLGSKLDKMWFYLCPRNGGLKDSRFKPAAEDMATTGCERVLVFLAGRDKLKNAGRSYYEELKKCGWEGNVEMVEHDGVGHVFHLLKPRCEQALDMMKRLVSFINQEPVIISWTSKI; from the coding sequence atgatGGAGATCGTGAAGTTCAACGACGGTGAGATAGCCTATGATTTCTCGCCCTTCTTCAAAATATACAAACATGGCTACATAGAGAGATGTGTGCCTATTATCAAAGTTCCACCTTCCCATGAACTACCCACTAGTCTTCAATCTAAAGATGTTCTTATCACAACCGAACCTCCTATATCTGCCCGTATTTTCATGCCCCAAACGACCAAACTTAATAGTAAACTCCCAgttcttatttatattcatgGAGGCGGGTTTGCACTAAGATCCCCCTTTGACCCGATTTACCAAAAATATGTTGCTTCTATTGTAACAGAGGCTAATGTCATTGCTGTCTCCATCGAGTACAGGTTAGCACCGGAGCACCCTATACCCACGGGCTACGAGGACTCATGGACATCCCTCCGGTGGGTGGCATCCCATGCAAACGGGCATGGACCAGAACCATGGTTAAATATTCATGGAGATTTCAGCCGGGTTTTTCTGGCAGGTGATAGTGCTGGGGCAAACATAGCCTATAACTTGGCAGTTCGCATTAGATCAGTGCTACCAGAGATGAAGTTGGCCGGGATGATTCTGATGCATCCATTTTTTCTGGGGTCAAAACTTGATAAAATGTGGTTCTATCTGTGTCCTAGAAATGGTGGGCTGAAGGATTCTAGATTCAAACCTGCTGCAGAGGATATGGCTACTACTGGGTGTGAGAGGGTATTGGTTTTTTTAGCTGGAagggataaattgaaaaatgctGGCAGGTCTTATTACGAAGAGTTGAAGAAATGTGGGTGGGAAGGAAATGTCGAGATGGTGGAACACGATGGAGTAGGGCATGTGTTCCATTTGTTAAAGCCTCGTTGTGAGCAAGCTTTGGATATGATGAAACGGCTGGTTTCTTTTATTAACCAAGAACCTGTAATCATCAGTTGGACAAGCAAGATTTGA
- the LOC118050698 gene encoding probable carboxylesterase 5, with product MDSSNSNEIVHEFSPFFRIYKNGKVERITADRETVPPSNDPLTGVQTKDTVVSQENSLSVRLFIPKITDPTQKLPLLIYIHGGAFCIESPFSSLYHNYLTDLVHNANVIAVSVQYRRAPEHPLPAAYDDSWAAIQWVASHVNGEGSESWLNEHADFDRTFLAGDSAGANIAHNMAVRAGSTKGLNGVKIVGVVLVHPFFVNNEPDTFSPVIEFIFPSVRIYDDPRINPAGAGGAELASLGCARVLIFVAGKDRLRDRGVRYYEALKRSGWGGMVEIVETEGEDHVFHLMNPNCAKARVMMEKVVSFINHGR from the coding sequence ATGGATTCGTCAAACTCCAACGAAATTGTTCATGAGTTCTCCCCCTTCTTTCGCATTTACAAAAATGGCAAGGTGGAGAGAATCACAGCTGACAGAGAAACTGTACCACCATCCAATGACCCTCTAACAGGAGTCCAAACCAAAGACACCGTAGTCTCACAAGAAAACAGCCTGTCTGTCCGTCTTTTTATCCCCAAAATCACAGATCCAACCCAGAAGCTTCCTCTCCTGATATACATCCATGGCGGTGCATTTTGCATTGAgtctcctttctcttctctataCCATAACTACCTCACCGATTTAGTCCACAACGCTAATGTTATAGCCGTGTCCGTCCAATATAGAAGAGCCCCAGAGCACCCTCTCCCTGCAGCATATGATGATTCATGGGCTGCAATCCAGTGGGTTGCTTCACATGTAAATGGTGAAGGGTCTGAGTCCTGGCTTAATGAGCACGCAGATTTTGATAGAACCTTTTTGGCTGGTGATAGTGCTGGTGCTAATATTGCTCATAACATGGCTGTGAGAGCTGGATCTACGAAAGGCCTAAACGGGGTTAAAATTGTTGGTGTGGTTTTGGTGCACCCATTTTTTGTTAACAATGAACCGGATACTTTTAGTCCGGTGATAGAGTTTATCTTTCCTTCTGTTAGAATCTATGATGATCCCAGGATTAACCCGGCCGGCGCAGGTGGGGCGGAGCTGGCTAGCTTGGGGTGCGCTAGGGTGCTAATTTTTGTTGCTGGCAAGGATAGGCTAAGAGACAGGGGAGTCCGTTACTACGAGGCACTGAAGAGGAGTGGGTGGGGTGGCATGGTGGAAATTGTGGAGACGGAAGGAGAAGATCATGTTTTCCATCTGATGAACCCTAATTGTGCCAAGGCTAGGGTCATGATGGAGAAGGTTGTTTCCTTCATTAATCACGGTCGTTAg